In the genome of Urocitellus parryii isolate mUroPar1 chromosome 7, mUroPar1.hap1, whole genome shotgun sequence, the window ATTATTTTATCCACATCCCCGCTGCTGTTGTTACAGGTCCCCACTGCCTTTGGTTGAGGCACCTTGGctccactctttttatttttttatggaattGTGTTCATAATGTCTGATGATCATTTAATTCACGGTCAAACATTCTTCAAAGATACCTAGAATTTAATTTTCCTCAAGCATTCAGCATAATTGTTTTCTCTAGAATATTCTTTGAGGTACAAGAGCACAAGTCACAACTTGTCAACAAATAACCACAAGGGGCAACCAGTAGAGTGTACTGCAGCCGTGCAGTGCCTAGCACATTATTGTGATGATACCTTGTCCCAGCGTCCTATTGATAGGCAGCTACTTTGAAACATTAACACTTTGCAATACAGTACATTTCTCAAAGTAAATGACAGGTAAGTTCTAGAATGCATTTCTTATATTATGTGTCAGTTATGTACATGATATTTCGTTCAGTTGAACATTTAGTAGAAGTAATTTTCTCAGAAAAGTTTATGCCATTTGCACAATGAATTCAAAACTAATTTAGAATTCTCCAACCATTCTCCTATtagttttctcaaaagaatatatttatagctcaatataatatatttatagctCAATTTAAGCTTTTGTAGGTGTTCCACTTCTGGAATGATGAGAAATAAAGGGGTGAGTTAAGAGCCCTCCAAGGGCCTTGCAGTCTAGGATTCCTGACAGATTCCTCCAGAGTCCTGGGGGCAGGGGGGAGCTCGTTCAGGTTATGTCAGTCAGACTCGGCATGGGCCTTTTTTCTGCAAGGAGGGCTGTTCTCATGTTTCCAAACTTGGTGATTTTATGTAAGTCCAATCTTTGACCAGGAGGCCCAGGTATCAGAATAGGTAACAGCAAAAGTTGTTTAACTTTTCAGTGAGATCGatcctagcaaaaaaaaaaaaaaaaaaaaaaaaaagcaaatagaaaagtaaagcaattccaaataaattctaattttagaatctaattttagaaaaacCAAACTACAAAAACAAGCTCTTTAAGGATAAATTAAGTAGAGGTTTTACTCAGCAGTAGGAATCACCTAGGTTCCTATAAATAATTTGTTCACCATTTCAAGTAGCTTTATACCAATGATATAAATTCACCTTGTCTTTTTAGTTTCAAACAGGCTACTTCATCTTCAATCTGATCTGAATGAGTGATTCTCACACTTTAATGTACATATGAATCACCTGCGCATGTTATTAAAGTGTAGACTCTGATTCAAGCATCCAAGGTGGAGGCTGGGCTTCCACATTTCTAATAAGCTCCCAGGATTTAATATGCATGCAACTTGAATACAGTGCCCAAACTGCTAGTCCATGGACCACTCTTTGAAGATATTTCAAGTCAAATCACAATTGGGTCACTTGGTTGTGGATTGGTGTAACTGTCTCTGAACTTGTTGAAATTCCTTATTGGTCAGGGCATGGTGATAAGCCACGGCCGTGTCTCTGTGTCCTGGAGGCTGCACGTATAAGCCCCATGCATACAAAGTCCAAAAGCAGGAGACATTTAATAGAACAAACAAACTGAGCTAGCAATGGAACTCAGATGTCACAACTTTGTACCAAATGCTGTCTTCAGTCATTATTTTAGGATGGTGTTCTAGCCGTGTTCTCCATAAATTCTACCTTCCAGAAACATCTTCCAAGGTAGCATTTAGATAAAAGATTTTATGGAAACCTAATCATTGTGTTGTAAAGGACAAATTAAAAGCAGCAAAACttaattttcttcagtttttagttttttgactGGATTGGACATCCAATTTGGGAATCGCATTTTCTTATTTGGCATTTATAATTGATTCTTATTTCCCTGTTATTTGAtcaaatttcacattttctcaAGTTCAGTtttggattttcctttttttttcctccctgaaaaGAGTACATTTACAAGACTCAACTATTTTCATAGAAATGATGTTATTTCTTTTCCCAGCCATAACCTGTCCTCCACCACCAGTACCTAAATTTGCAACACTGCATGTTCATAAGCCATCAGTTGGGAACAACTCCCTCTACCGGGACACGGCAGTCTTTGAATGTTTGCCGAAATATGCTATGTTTGGAAATAATACAATTACCTGCACAGCTCATGGAAACTGGACTGAATTACCAGAATGCAGGGGTAAGTGAATGATATGACAAAATAATTATGGTAGTGTGGATTCCCAGTtttgaaaagtattaaaaaattccaaCTTTCATGGAGTATTTCAAAGTACTCATTCcacaaatgtttactgagcatctaccatgtgtcaggctgtgtgccaggcacgGGGGATAATACTAGATAATacctgaaatgaaataaatatcatGCAACTAACTGCCTGGAGCAACCTGGGAAATCTTCCCAGAGGTAATGACCCTTGAACAGGCCCTGGAGAAGAGGAGCATGAGAAAAAGGTATACCACACAGGGCACAACCCTTGCAAAGTCAGAGAGCCATGCAAGGACAAGGGGTGTCCACAGACAGTTGAGCATTTCCACGAGGCTGGTGGAGAGAAGTCTGCATTAGCAGACAAAGATCAAAACTGAGCGGCACTCCAATTTTGACGCCTTTGCAATCTTgacctaaacttaaaaaaaaaaaaaatcacagtgatgtttgattttctctaaaaaaaagtatgaaaattcTTCCTCCTTTCACTTCATCTGTCATCACTATCTTTGGATTTGCCATCTGCATAACAAATGACAGATGATAGAGTTTATCATGCATGCAAGGAGTTAGGCTAAGGACTGTTAACATCTCCAGTGGTAGACATTAGGGGCAACTATTGAATAATTCAAAACATAAATGGATTTTCATGTTGGTGAACtaccaataacaacaaaagcTAGCACCTTTTTTGGGAGCACTTCACTGTGAGCCATGCACTTGTTTCCTGTCACATAAATGTCATCTCACTAATTCTCCCAAATCCTGAGCAGTaggttcttttctcctttttttccaacCCTTCACCTAGATGTATCAAGTATTAACAAGTGTGACATGTCACCTCATTAAACTACCTCCCCAGGCTGCTTCTGCCTGCAGCCTTGCTCTCCTGAGCTGCAGTCACTAGGGATACGAGTTGGGGCTTCACTGGGGAGGATCTCGAGGAAGCTGGAAAAGCAGCACTGTTTTTCTTGGACATATTTCATGCTGCCTTCTTGCAGAGTCTGAAGACAATAATGATGATTATGCTtgacatttcaaaattaaacaatgaTGTGCAAAGTGTGCAATGGGGtctttgtgttttaatttcatgGTTTGTTGAGtataagaaagattttttttttctaagccaCTATCTTAGAATGCAATGACACCTTAATGATTATATGTGAAAGCCCCAAACACCCACTAGAATGTCATTAATTACATTCCAAgtggtgtttattttttaaatactcagAGTCCCATAAGTATAAGAGAATGGAGACCGAATTCAGCATAACATACCTAGAAATTGCATTCCAGTTTCGGGAACACCCAGTAATTCAGTAGTGTAATGGAGACAAGAATGTAACCATTCTCAAACTACTGGGCAACCTATTTATTACTAATATGTCTTACTGAATAAACTTTATAGAAGTAAAATGCCCATTCCCAACAAGACCAGACAATGGATTTGTAAACTATCCTGCAAAACAAGTATTGACTTACAAGGATAAAGCCACGTATGGATGCCACGATACATATAACCTGGATGGCCCGGAAGAAGTTGAATGCACCAAAATGGGAAACTGGTCTGCACAGCCAAGCTGTAAAGGTATGAAAATATGGGTCCTCAAAGTTTCTGAATTTATCCAGTGGACCGCCTTTGCtggccattttctttttaaaaaaactttttttttttttgctattttcttgTTCTATTCATTTTCCACTTGCTTCACAGCTATTGGCATGTGAAGCTTCATGTTAAGGAAGCTTGCTTGAGATTAAACTGTGGGAAATAAACAATTCCTTTGTAAGTATAGATAATATGGTGGAAGATCGTGTGGGCTtcttatatttgcttttaaatccTTGCCtgtaaacatcttttttttttctttctctatctgCACAAGGCTCTTTGTGTTGCAAAAAATCAACTACACATTCAAACTAGTTCAAAGAAACAGGGGCTTGTGATAAAAAGGATGTGtggagaggagaaaatgaaatacaacTGGTTCTTCTGAGGATTGGAACTATGGCTACTCTTTTCACCTCCCAGTGGCCTCTCCCATCTCTGTACCTCTCTGCTTACTTACACTTGGCCTGATTATACACCAGGGTCTCTCTGCCAAAGGATATGTCACCAGCCGGCATATTTTCTCTGAGATGCTGGGTCATTTAGAGTTAGATGTCTATCCAGTCTTGATCCAGTCAGTGTCACATTTATGCAAAGAATAGCAACCTAGCATTGTATCTCTGCTCGGGTTGCTGTGGGCTGAACAGtttacacagaaatagaaaattaggCTCGGCAGGTAAAATGATGAATGAGTAGTGTCTTTGTTTGGAATTCCTTGGAAATAGACAGGGATTAAAGCGCAATTGATTTCTTAAGCTAGTGTCTCAGAAGAAAACTAGTGAGACAGGAGGGATAAGGCAGGGCACTGGTTGTTGACTTTCACTGTGCAGCAGAATCTCCTAGAGGGCTTATTTAAACTCAGATTTCTGGGCTCTACCcccagtttctgattcagtagatctgggATGGGATCTGGTTTATGCATTTCAAGCAAGTTCCCAGATGACACTGATGCTGCTGATCCtgagattatattttaaacaggGTGTGGTCTCTTCTAGAGTTTGGTTCATTTTCATCATTCCAGGAACTCTGGGGCACAAATTGTTTCTGAGTTTATGGGGATCTGCATTTTGTATCCCCTTGTCGGTTAGTCATTGGCTGTGGGCTGTTCTCTTCCCTGACTCTGAGGGTGGTAGTAGGGGTAGTTTGCACAACCATCTTAATGAAGTGCTCTCCCTATggctgaaggtttttttttttttcttttttaagagaaaggATCATTTGTGAGCTATTGTGGACCACAGTGGCTAGCTGATAGGATATACCAACTTAATAAATGGGATCTGAGTGGGGCAGTGTAGCTTacatgaagttttgttttgttttaaactgaaGACTAGAAGCTGAAACTTCTGCTCTGACCTTAGTAGCTGCTATAGGGAAAGGCCGTGGAAGGCCATGCTTGGTGATTCTATTGATAGAGGTTGGCTGTTAGCAATCATATGGACATTATCCACTATGTTCGTTTCTTGGAATCCCCTTGCCTTGACCCATTTCTTTCAGGTATACTTGTCTATTAATTCAAACATACATTGTCTTTAAGAAAGATTCACTGAATTCTTAAGTCTTAACTACGCACTTTCTCTTTCAGCATCTTGTAAATTATCTGTTAAAAAAGCCACTGTGCTATACCAAGGAGAGAGAGTGAAGCTCCAGGAAAAATTTAAGGATGGAATGAAACATGGTGAAAAAGTCTCTTTCTTctgcaaaaataaggaaaagaagtgTAGCTATACAGAGGAGGCTCAGTGCATAGACGGCACCATTGAAATCCCCAAATGTTTCAAGGGTAAGTCTGCACTGCTGTGTTCCGCTAGGATTTCTCTCGCCATAATTAGCACTTGTGTTACATAATGACTGTAAGACACCTTatcaaggtttttgtttgtttgtttgttgtactggggattgaatttgagggcacttaaccactgagccacgtccccagcctttttttatgttttattttgagacagggtcttgtaaaTTGCCAGatacttgctgagttgctgaggctggctttgaacttgtgatcctcctgcctcagtctccagaattgctgggattaaaggtgtgcttCACCTCATCCATTGGCCACAAGACCGGTGACAGGAAAAAACAATCAGATAAAGCCAGAAGCAGTTTATTGTCTCCACTTGCATAAAAAAATTccaattattttccttaaattcaGCATCATGGTTTACACAATGAATGTCAAGGTAAACTATGatatttgacataattttaagtTAGAATTGAACAATAGTGTTGAACCAAATATTGAATAATTCTTTGTCCCAAATGAAAAAGAACTCATGGCAATAGTAATTGAACTATAGagctataatttttttccttccttcatcaTGCCTAGTTTGAAAACTATCCTTTAGAGCAAGATATTCATTAgagcaaaatatttttagggaAGATGATATTAAATTTGTGTGAGATAAAGAAGTTATAATAACTAGCATTTTGAGAACTAAATGCTAACCTTTTAGGTTTCAGGTTTAGGGTGTAAGTATCTTTGTCACTAGGAAGGGAGACCCAGCTAAAGGCTGAAGCTGTTGCTAGTTCTAAGTTTAGAAATGTTCCAGGAAAGTGGGCGGCCCTCTATTGGCAGCTGGGAGAGGACAGGTGAGAGCAGATGGAGTGAAGAAGAGTGGGATCTAAGCAGTGGCAaccagagggagagaaggaaatgatGCACACCTCATAAGGTAGGCTTGATTATTAGAAATGTCGTGCAGACATGGAGTAAGTCCTCTACCAATGACAGTATATCTACATTATAACTACAAACAGTTAGAACTGCATGGAATAAAATGTTATTGTGCAAAAGATGGCAGAGGCCCTGGTGAGATGTTAAGCACTAAAACTGAGAAAGTATAATAAGCCTAGCATAgatcaatagaaaaatattagtaaaggggctgggtgcggtggtgcaggcctgtaagcccagtgactcgggaggctgaggcaggaagatcacaagttcaaagccagtagtgaggccctaagcaacttagtgagaccctgtctgaaaatacaaaataaaaagacagaggggtgtggctcagtgtaaaagtacccctgggtccaatccctggtaccaaaaaaaaaacccccaaaaaacaaaaaaaaaaaaccaaaaaaccaaccaaccaaccaaccaaacaaacaaacaaaaacatcccccaaaacaaaaacaagaacaaaaaaaccccccacaAACCAGAGCCTTGTTGATATATTTTTTCAGGCTGTTCTTCTGCATGTTCTTCAGACAGATGCAGCAATGTTATGcattgaagaataaataaagggatgatacagtattttttttctcttttaatcacGACTGTCAGAGTTATCTAAAaccctttattttctctcttggaAATGCATGCCTAATCATtgcctgaatgttttctctccaaTATTTAAACCCCACACTAAATGGTATCATTCATACAATCATATTTATTCTGCACTTTTGTAACATGTATTTTAGATTTGGCTTAGCTACTTAACAAATTCAAGAAACGATCATTTCTCTTAGAATGTTTATCTTTTTCTCCCCAACAGAACACAGCTCTTTGGCTTTCTGGAAAACAGATGCATCAGATGTGAAGCCATGCTGAAGCTGCCTTCAGTGGAGATCAAGGGCTGTGCTTGTACCTGTGCTTTGCAAGGAACCAGTGGGAGTAGAGAAATAAAGTCCCTGAACCTACCACCTTAGCCATTGCCACTTTACTTCTCGTGTCTTGCATTTAGTTGTGTGATCTAGTCAAAAAACCCAGAGGCTTGGAACATCACCATTTCATGGCTGGGAAATGGAAAGTGTAAACCATTATCTGGGTGACCCAGCTCCCATTGTCTAATCCTGCTCTCAAACACTTTCACCTAAAACACATGCAatgcactttcttttttaatttaaatggcCTGGTTTatacaccccccacccccatctgtgTTACCTGTCTTCTGTTCAGAGAAACCTCCAGATGACTGCTTTTATGACACAGCTCCCAGTTAATTCTTGTGCTTCCTCAAGTTAGTGAAGTATCACCATAGAAGAATAAGCGTGGACTTTCAGGTCCAAAGAACTTGATTGGAATCCTTAATGTTGGGTAtacataatgcaaaaaaaaaataaataaacaaaaaatattttctttccccaCTAAGGTTCCAAGGTCCATCACAGACATCACTTCTTGGCATGTGTTCAACTCCCTCGCCCTTCTCTTTTTCTACAGTATGCACTGTCCAAACCCACCCAGGGCTCTATCTGCCTTCCCTGTGTCTGTCTGTACCTGAGCAGCTGAATGTtgctggaagaaaaggaaaaactcacAGTCCTACCTTAGATTCACCAATGCAAACCTCACACAAGCCCTCAGCTCTGCCCAGCAATCCCACCACACCTCCCTGATTCACTCACTGCCCTCACCCTCCAAAGTGGCTGTTTCTCTTCCCAGCCCTCCCAGAGCCACCTTCCTGCACCTTGCtgtttctcctctctcacttGGTGGGGGATTTAATGGGTGGGCCCAGGTAGGACTGTGAAGCAGTGAAAATATGAAATGAGCAGTTCCTTTGGCATCTGGCAGGTGATTATTGGCTTTTTACAACACATCCCAGCTGTAGGCCTTTTGCTCAATTTCCAAGCGCCTCTCAATAAACAGTCTCACCATTAGgcttttctcttccttcacaATGATGGTTCTTCACTCGGATCAACCAAGACATTAATCCAGAATTTTTGAAGACCTGTAGCCTAGTTTACAGCCCATGAAGGGACACACTGAATGGGAGATGGTTTACTTAGAGATTTATTATTTATGACCTATCTCCAGGGCATAACCAATAGGGCTTGGGAAGAGTTGGAATGGATGGCAGTTGGACTGGGGCTTGGTGATAGAGGGTCAGAGCTGGAAGCCCCCTGATGTACCAGTATTATCCTTCGTTTGCTAGACCATGAGAAAGTGAGggaagggtcccatgagaggagGTGGTGGTCTGGCGGTTGGCACTCACAGCACATGGGCAACAGCTATTTACCAACTGGTAAATAGAGGCTTTTCAATATGTGAATAGCCTGTATGGTCTTATTTGTATGCCCTATCATGCTTGCTTCAATTTAGAGAAGGACAGGTGCTAAAGACTTGGTTGGtggttattgggaggtggtggaaacatCAGGAGGTGGGTCCTGGTCGGAGGAAGTAGGTCTTTGGGGGCAAGCCCTTAGAGGGTACTTTGGAACCCTAGCCCCTTCCCCTCTTTTCTGCTCCCCAAGTGCCATGAACTGAGCCGTTTTGATCTCCCCCAACACGCCTGCCATCATGTTttgcctcatcacaggcccagaGTGACTGGCCCACGtgaacatggactgaaactcctgaaaccatgagcccaaatgaAGCTTTCTACAAGTGATCTGTCTCATTTTTTGtcatggtgaaggaaagctgaTGAACACACCTAGCAATGTCGAAAGGACACATCTAACATGAAAACGTCCAAATAGAGCACACGTGCTAAAATGAAGACTCTTCAGGCTCTAGAAAGAGATGTGGGAGCCATCCGCATACAGAAAGTTGGCAATTGAGGTCATGAAATTGGACGATACCACCCAGGATGAGCTGGTAGAAGAAAGAAGACTAAAACATCAGTTTCCATATAATGTGTTTAACAAACCACTGatttaatgaaatgaatgaatgaataaaaaacacGAGTCGACAAAAAACAACTAAGACTAAACCAAAAAAGCACACAGatgtatttttgacattttaggACGAAGGGTTGTACCCAGCACCTAGAATGTGTCAGTAGTTTAAGTGGACTCTGTTAAGCTGTGAGCTTTGACTCATTGAATGCATGCTTTTAattataggaagaaagaaaagagccagATTGTGCCTGGTAATTGGCACATGTGCATCCAAGATCTTCCTTCTTCGTGCCCACCCTATTTAGACATTCATGTGCCTTTTACTCCAGACGTACCAATCTTTTTCCTCTGAGACTCTGTCAAGCCATTTGTCACTGCACATGAGTTCCTGTATATATTCTAATCTTGAGCCACATCTTTTTTTCTGCACAAAGAGAATGTATGCAATTCTTCCCTTGAGGCAGACTTTCTCTTTGCCACTGTTTTCAAGGCCTTCTCCAAAAGAAGCTGTACTGCAGCTGCCTTGGTCTGTTTTGTGCTCCCCGAGCAGAATACTAGAgatgggtgatttataaagaaacgcaacttatttttcacagttctggtgACTGGAGAGTCCACGATCAAGGGACtgtatctggtgagggccttcttacTGCATCATAACATGGAAAAAGCCATCACAGAGCAGCAAAGTATGCATGAGACAGCAAGAGATCGACTCTCAGTCTCTAGCCCTTTTATAATCAGCGTtaatgagggtggagccctcctgAGTTAAACACCTCTCTTTAAGGCCCAACAACAGGGATGAAGTTCCCAACACATGCTTTTTGGGGGACACTGATAGGTTTGTACTTAGGAGGGGCCCTGGTACAACAGGAATGGATGATGAGGAGATTAGACTTTCCTGATCAGGGAACTTCAACTTATTCCCATTCATATGGATTGTCACTGTCACAACTGATCTTATGACTGAGGTCGGATAGAACAGTTCATGATGTACAGCTGTAGCTTCCTGGTCACATGGTGCCCCAGCATCCAATATTATATTAGAAGTTGTTTTTCCAGTGGCATCAAATTCTTCAATGCAGATGTATAATTGTGAattattctatt includes:
- the Apoh gene encoding beta-2-glycoprotein 1 isoform X1, whose product is MFSPVLILLSSFLCHAIVAGRTCPQPDVLPFSTVIPLKTSYEPGEQIVYSCKPGYVSRGGMRRFTCPLTGMWPINTLKCTPRVCPFAGILENGAVRYTTFEYPNMISFACNTGFYLNGTSSSQCTEEGKWSPELPVCAAITCPPPPVPKFATLHVHKPSVGNNSLYRDTAVFECLPKYAMFGNNTITCTAHGNWTELPECREVKCPFPTRPDNGFVNYPAKQVLTYKDKATYGCHDTYNLDGPEEVECTKMGNWSAQPSCKASCKLSVKKATVLYQGERVKLQEKFKDGMKHGEKVSFFCKNKEKKCSYTEEAQCIDGTIEIPKCFKEHSSLAFWKTDASDVKPC
- the Apoh gene encoding beta-2-glycoprotein 1 isoform X2, whose product is MFSPVLILLSSFLCHAIVAGRTRVCPFAGILENGAVRYTTFEYPNMISFACNTGFYLNGTSSSQCTEEGKWSPELPVCAAITCPPPPVPKFATLHVHKPSVGNNSLYRDTAVFECLPKYAMFGNNTITCTAHGNWTELPECREVKCPFPTRPDNGFVNYPAKQVLTYKDKATYGCHDTYNLDGPEEVECTKMGNWSAQPSCKASCKLSVKKATVLYQGERVKLQEKFKDGMKHGEKVSFFCKNKEKKCSYTEEAQCIDGTIEIPKCFKEHSSLAFWKTDASDVKPC